A single Methanobrevibacter boviskoreani JH1 DNA region contains:
- a CDS encoding right-handed parallel beta-helix repeat-containing protein produces MNNKKLIFSVLILFVILTLGCVSAAPDNGTSDSSVQTVSVDDANEVTSDNVDTDVNSATNNTKDVVSDPSTVQITKDMDNSAIQTAIDGANDGDTINFENSTYTNINLVVNKSLNLIGNGATLTGTPASGNRWNGIMMILNCSNTNVTGFNFICEGVTGPVMMNTPSTLTVINTTNTLIENNTVTGGRFGIAISSNFNAPNYDAIVRNNIAYNALDAGIQSFGSARTLITNNTVINSSNHGIDVRHGTGPNCTVVNNTVIGGKEGIYIMHSTGHTVENNTIINTTISGITGYGASNTVFDYNNISGSRIGYLLASGYSNITIGNHNTYNLDFVPMTPTFTYQIVTSDSTLPSYGTYTDSSYTATETNIQAKNVTRRYESTENSTFTAKLWHDAINYPIPDQTLYVTIDGVTYVNVTDDSGAVNIDISNLTIGTHSVYVSYNGTDYGASNWTGYINVIGEEGYTVTVSDVNMTYKDGSKVVLKLTKDGVACANETVTITVCGKTYTRITDENGTATLNINLYPRTYTVTGAYKGITAQSTVTVNKGTVKYTSITTNVKRGNNFSFTVLDSKNKVVSGQKVKITVCGKTYYKTTDSKGKVYLKINLNPRTYKITYSLVNNNLYSNGKVTKSTNLVVRK; encoded by the coding sequence ATGAATAATAAGAAACTAATCTTTTCAGTTTTAATATTATTTGTAATTTTAACACTTGGATGTGTAAGTGCAGCACCTGATAATGGTACTAGTGACAGTTCAGTTCAAACCGTATCAGTTGATGATGCTAATGAGGTAACATCAGACAATGTAGATACTGATGTTAATTCTGCAACTAATAATACTAAAGATGTTGTATCAGATCCAAGTACTGTTCAAATTACAAAGGACATGGATAATAGTGCTATCCAAACTGCAATTGATGGCGCAAATGATGGCGACACTATAAACTTTGAAAATTCAACATACACCAATATTAATTTAGTTGTTAATAAATCACTTAACCTAATTGGTAATGGTGCAACCTTAACAGGTACTCCTGCTTCAGGTAATAGATGGAATGGTATAATGATGATCTTAAACTGTAGCAACACAAATGTCACAGGATTTAATTTCATCTGTGAAGGCGTTACAGGACCTGTAATGATGAATACTCCATCTACATTAACAGTTATAAATACAACCAATACCCTTATTGAAAACAATACTGTAACTGGTGGAAGATTCGGTATTGCCATAAGCAGTAACTTCAATGCACCTAATTACGATGCGATTGTAAGAAACAATATTGCATATAATGCATTAGATGCAGGAATCCAATCCTTTGGTTCAGCACGTACATTAATTACAAACAACACTGTTATAAACTCAAGTAACCATGGTATTGATGTAAGACATGGAACTGGACCTAATTGTACTGTTGTTAACAATACCGTAATTGGTGGAAAAGAAGGTATTTATATAATGCATTCTACAGGTCATACTGTTGAAAACAACACTATTATAAACACTACAATCAGCGGTATAACTGGATATGGTGCTTCTAATACTGTATTTGATTACAACAACATTAGTGGTAGTAGAATTGGATACTTACTTGCAAGTGGATACAGTAACATCACTATCGGTAACCACAATACATATAATTTAGACTTCGTTCCTATGACCCCTACTTTCACTTACCAAATCGTAACAAGTGACAGTACACTTCCAAGTTATGGAACCTATACTGATTCCTCATATACTGCAACTGAAACCAATATACAAGCAAAAAACGTAACTAGAAGATATGAAAGTACTGAAAATAGTACATTTACTGCTAAACTCTGGCATGATGCTATTAACTACCCAATCCCAGACCAAACATTATATGTAACCATTGATGGTGTAACCTATGTAAATGTAACTGACGATAGTGGTGCTGTAAATATAGATATAAGCAACCTTACTATCGGTACACACTCCGTATATGTTTCCTACAATGGAACTGACTACGGTGCATCTAACTGGACAGGTTACATCAATGTAATTGGTGAAGAAGGATACACAGTCACTGTATCTGATGTTAATATGACCTATAAAGATGGTAGTAAAGTTGTTTTAAAACTTACTAAAGACGGTGTAGCTTGTGCTAATGAAACTGTAACAATAACTGTTTGTGGTAAAACCTATACAAGAATTACCGATGAAAACGGAACTGCTACATTAAATATTAATTTATACCCTAGAACTTACACAGTTACTGGAGCTTATAAAGGAATAACTGCTCAAAGTACTGTAACTGTAAACAAAGGTACTGTAAAATACACATCCATAACTACTAATGTTAAACGTGGAAATAATTTCAGCTTTACTGTATTAGACAGTAAAAACAAAGTTGTTTCTGGCCAAAAAGTTAAAATTACTGTTTGTGGTAAAACTTACTACAAAACTACTGATTCAAAGGGTAAAGTTTACCTTAAAATTAATTTAAACCCAAGAACATACAAAATTACCTACAGTTTAGTAAACAACAATCTTTACTCCAACGGTAAAGTTACAAAAAGTACTAACTTAGTAGTTAGAAAATAA
- the pheT gene encoding phenylalanine--tRNA ligase subunit beta yields MPVITFEYQDLKDLGIDIEKDKLINTLPMMGSDIEDYNDKEIKVEFFPNRPDNLSIEGVARSLKGFLSMETGLPKYEVEPSGEKVFISKEVENIRPYIAFAKIENVDFTGNKIKYIMDFQENLHWVIGRDRKKVAIGIHNADVVSGDFHYIATEKDEHPFIPLEMDKEYTPAEILEENEKGKKYAHLLEGFDKYPMITDNEGKILSMPPIINGNLTRLEEDTHTIIVDITGTDKKAVEQSLNIICCSFAEVGGKIKSMEMVYEDKTITTPDLTPREKTVHVDYTNQLIGGTNLNAEDVKRLLEKARFDAEILNENELNVKIPPFRIDILHEVDIIENVAIQYCIKKIPSKLPDISTIAYEHDWFKAEKTIRELMVGLGFTEIMSLMLTSEESQYKKMLQEEKEHVQVAKPISVEGTMIRTSLLNTLLEFLEDNKAEDLPQKIFEIGDVLYLDDSTQFNTRSGKKLAAAVCHSNANFTEIKSIMTSVLSNLGYTMEISSSENPSFIKGRVSDVKGSSKNGNIKGVFGEISPEVITNFDLEYPVIAFEIEFLKD; encoded by the coding sequence ATGCCAGTTATTACATTTGAATATCAAGATTTAAAAGACTTAGGAATTGATATCGAAAAAGATAAACTTATTAACACATTACCAATGATGGGAAGCGACATTGAAGACTATAACGATAAAGAAATTAAGGTTGAATTCTTCCCAAACCGTCCGGATAATTTATCTATTGAAGGTGTTGCAAGATCACTTAAAGGTTTTTTATCAATGGAAACTGGACTTCCAAAATACGAAGTTGAACCATCAGGGGAAAAGGTCTTTATATCTAAGGAAGTGGAAAATATTAGACCTTACATTGCATTTGCAAAGATAGAAAATGTAGATTTTACAGGAAATAAAATCAAATATATCATGGATTTCCAGGAAAACCTTCACTGGGTAATTGGCCGTGACAGAAAAAAAGTTGCAATTGGTATTCATAATGCGGATGTAGTATCTGGAGACTTCCATTACATTGCAACAGAAAAGGATGAACATCCATTCATACCCCTTGAAATGGATAAAGAATATACACCTGCAGAAATCCTAGAAGAAAATGAAAAAGGTAAAAAATATGCACATCTTCTTGAAGGATTTGACAAATACCCAATGATTACAGACAATGAAGGTAAAATTTTATCCATGCCACCAATTATAAATGGAAATCTTACAAGATTAGAAGAGGATACACATACAATCATTGTAGATATAACAGGAACAGATAAAAAAGCAGTAGAACAATCATTAAACATAATTTGTTGTTCATTTGCAGAGGTTGGCGGAAAAATAAAGAGTATGGAAATGGTTTATGAGGATAAAACAATCACAACCCCCGATCTAACTCCAAGGGAAAAAACAGTGCATGTGGATTATACAAATCAACTTATTGGTGGAACTAACCTTAATGCAGAAGATGTGAAAAGGTTACTTGAGAAAGCTAGATTTGATGCTGAGATATTAAATGAAAATGAGTTAAATGTTAAGATTCCCCCATTTAGGATAGATATCTTACATGAAGTGGACATTATTGAAAATGTTGCAATACAATATTGTATTAAAAAGATCCCTAGTAAACTACCGGATATAAGCACTATTGCATATGAGCATGATTGGTTTAAAGCGGAAAAAACCATCCGTGAACTTATGGTAGGACTCGGATTTACCGAGATTATGAGTTTAATGTTAACCTCAGAGGAATCCCAATACAAAAAAATGTTACAGGAAGAAAAGGAACATGTTCAAGTTGCAAAACCAATTAGTGTTGAAGGAACAATGATAAGAACCAGTCTTCTCAATACATTACTTGAGTTTTTAGAAGATAACAAAGCCGAGGATTTACCTCAGAAAATATTTGAAATTGGAGATGTCCTATATTTAGATGATTCAACCCAGTTTAACACAAGATCCGGTAAAAAGTTAGCGGCAGCTGTATGTCATTCAAATGCTAATTTTACTGAAATTAAATCTATTATGACATCCGTCCTTTCAAATTTAGGTTATACAATGGAAATTTCCTCATCAGAAAATCCTAGTTTCATTAAGGGAAGAGTTTCAGATGTTAAAGGAAGTTCAAAAAATGGTAACATTAAAGGAGTCTTTGGTGAAATATCTCCGGAAGTAATTACAAACTTCGATTTAGAATATCCTGTAATTGCATTTGAGATTGAATTTTTAAAAGATTAA
- a CDS encoding valine--tRNA ligase, giving the protein MAAEDIPKDYDHKKEKLWQEKWQDDEIYKYIGDGTRPRYIIDTPPPYPTGKIHLGHVLNWVYMDMDARYRRQKGYDVLFPQGWDCHGLPTEVKVEEIHNIKKNDVSRAEFRDMCIDLTTENIALMKKQMLSVGFSQDWSREFITMTPEYRKRTQYSFLKMYEQGLIYRGIHPVYWCPRCETAIAFAEVEYTDNQSHLNYVNFPPADLSGVSEFPEDNSYIRPDGRNSDPKEDGILIATSRPELMSACVAVVIHPDDERYNHLLGKYVEVPLTSQKVKIIADEEVDPEFGTGAVMVCTFGDKTDVAWVNKYDLEIIEAITEQGTMTSAAGRYEGMTLADAKEATIRDLKDEGYLVKQEDLEQNVGTCWRCKTPIEILVKKQWFIAVRKLIDQVKEASNEINWVPKHMESRLLNWADSMEWDWCISRQRLFATPIPVWYCKNCGKIILPDEDQLPIDPTVDKPNHPCECGCEEFIGETDVLDTWMDSSISPLSIAGWPDPSYVNDFPATIRPQGHDIIRTWTFYTILRCLALTGKKPWSDIVINGMVFGEDGYKMSKSRGNVIGPEDVIDEYGADPLRTWAANSLPGSDVAFAWKDIKHGYKFLRKFWNAFRFISMHIFSDDDLSNDGEIKQNLNPSDMWILAKFNKVNQIVDKAFEDFEYAKTITTIEQFVWHDFCDEYIESVKYRLYNDDISDESRIAAKYTLRYVVENTLKLLAPITPFFTEEVFQHFNKGSIHCTSWPEVEEEFDRDELRDNGDLAVLLIDEVRRFKSSNKIALNAPLSAVNVYTNGELKEVFDEFAGDIKGTLKINNLDVQTGKPDVHEIVVEVEPDMSKIGPTFRKDAGKIIGYIKSHTAEEIAKELEENSKLTIDDLEVSEDFLNLKTEVVGSTGEKVDIFQSEDLDVILEVIR; this is encoded by the coding sequence ATGGCAGCCGAAGATATACCAAAAGATTATGACCATAAGAAAGAGAAATTATGGCAAGAGAAATGGCAAGACGATGAGATCTATAAATATATTGGTGATGGAACAAGACCAAGATATATTATTGATACTCCCCCACCATATCCAACAGGTAAAATCCATTTAGGGCATGTTTTAAACTGGGTTTATATGGATATGGATGCAAGATACAGAAGACAGAAAGGTTATGATGTACTATTCCCTCAAGGCTGGGATTGTCATGGACTCCCTACCGAGGTAAAAGTTGAAGAAATCCATAACATTAAGAAAAATGATGTTTCAAGAGCCGAATTTAGGGATATGTGTATTGATTTAACTACTGAAAACATTGCCCTTATGAAGAAACAGATGTTATCAGTTGGTTTCTCACAAGACTGGTCTAGGGAATTTATTACAATGACTCCGGAATACAGAAAGAGAACTCAATATTCCTTCCTAAAAATGTATGAACAAGGATTGATCTATAGGGGTATTCATCCTGTATATTGGTGTCCTAGATGTGAAACAGCTATTGCATTTGCAGAGGTTGAATATACCGATAATCAATCTCATTTGAATTATGTTAATTTTCCACCTGCAGATTTGTCTGGCGTAAGTGAATTTCCAGAGGATAATTCTTATATAAGGCCTGATGGTAGAAATTCCGACCCTAAGGAAGATGGAATTTTAATCGCAACCTCAAGACCTGAATTAATGTCTGCTTGTGTAGCTGTTGTAATTCATCCTGATGATGAAAGATACAATCATCTTTTAGGTAAATATGTGGAGGTACCTTTAACCTCTCAAAAAGTTAAAATTATTGCAGATGAGGAAGTGGATCCTGAATTTGGTACAGGTGCAGTAATGGTTTGTACCTTTGGGGATAAAACCGATGTAGCTTGGGTTAATAAATACGATCTTGAAATAATTGAAGCTATTACAGAACAAGGTACTATGACTTCCGCAGCAGGTAGATATGAAGGCATGACCTTGGCCGATGCTAAAGAAGCTACAATTAGGGATTTAAAAGATGAGGGATATCTTGTAAAACAAGAAGACCTTGAACAAAATGTTGGAACCTGTTGGAGATGTAAAACCCCTATTGAAATTCTTGTTAAAAAACAATGGTTTATTGCTGTTAGAAAACTAATTGACCAGGTTAAAGAAGCATCTAATGAGATTAATTGGGTTCCAAAACATATGGAATCAAGACTCTTAAATTGGGCGGATTCAATGGAATGGGATTGGTGTATCTCAAGACAAAGATTATTTGCAACACCTATACCTGTCTGGTATTGTAAAAACTGTGGTAAAATCATCTTACCTGATGAGGATCAATTGCCAATTGATCCAACTGTGGACAAACCAAACCATCCTTGTGAATGTGGATGTGAAGAGTTCATTGGTGAAACTGATGTATTGGACACCTGGATGGACAGTTCAATTTCACCACTTTCTATTGCGGGATGGCCTGATCCGTCATATGTTAATGATTTTCCGGCAACCATACGTCCTCAAGGACATGATATTATTCGTACATGGACATTTTATACCATTTTAAGATGTTTGGCATTAACAGGTAAAAAGCCATGGAGTGATATTGTAATTAATGGTATGGTATTCGGTGAAGACGGATATAAAATGAGTAAGTCCCGTGGAAATGTTATTGGTCCAGAGGATGTCATCGATGAATATGGTGCAGATCCGTTAAGGACATGGGCGGCAAACAGTCTTCCAGGTTCCGATGTAGCATTTGCATGGAAGGATATCAAACATGGTTATAAGTTCCTTAGAAAATTCTGGAATGCATTTAGATTCATTAGTATGCATATATTCTCCGATGATGATCTATCCAATGATGGTGAAATAAAACAAAATTTAAATCCATCTGATATGTGGATTTTAGCTAAGTTTAATAAGGTTAATCAAATTGTTGATAAGGCATTTGAGGACTTTGAATATGCAAAAACCATAACCACCATCGAACAATTTGTATGGCATGATTTCTGTGATGAATACATTGAATCTGTAAAATACAGGTTATACAATGATGACATCTCAGACGAATCAAGAATTGCAGCAAAATACACCCTTAGATATGTGGTGGAAAACACTTTAAAACTACTTGCTCCAATTACCCCATTCTTTACAGAGGAAGTATTCCAACACTTTAATAAAGGAAGTATCCATTGTACTTCTTGGCCTGAAGTGGAAGAGGAATTTGATAGGGATGAGTTAAGGGACAATGGTGATCTTGCTGTACTTTTAATTGACGAGGTTAGAAGGTTTAAATCCTCTAATAAAATAGCATTAAATGCTCCTTTATCTGCTGTTAACGTTTATACAAATGGTGAATTAAAAGAAGTATTTGATGAGTTTGCAGGGGACATTAAAGGTACCTTAAAAATTAATAATTTAGATGTACAAACCGGAAAACCAGATGTACATGAAATTGTTGTTGAAGTAGAACCTGATATGAGTAAAATCGGACCTACATTTAGAAAAGATGCAGGTAAAATTATAGGATATATTAAATCCCATACAGCTGAAGAGATTGCAAAAGAATTAGAAGAAAATTCAAAACTTACCATTGATGATTTGGAAGTTAGTGAGGATTTCTTAAATTTAAAAACAGAGGTTGTAGGTTCTACTGGTGAAAAGGTAGATATATTCCAATCCGAAGACTTAGATGTTATATTGGAAGTTATCAGATAG
- the aroA gene encoding 3-phosphoshikimate 1-carboxyvinyltransferase — protein sequence MILKFKRCLDIEGVIQAPPSKSYTHRAIILASLAEGESLLFNPLISEDTLATLSACSTLGAKITNFSDYIEVEGVGGKVSPNFEPLIAGVEREPIIDLANSGTSLRLLTSVAALGNNKVIFTGDESLKTRPMANLLNALSDLGVKTESDNGKAPITVYPGFTGGNTSISGDVSSQFISSILISAPLSEKGVDLEVLPEFVSKPYVDMTIDLMNKFSVNVESCENIKHDSCSKDYKSCTVSNFKVEPQMYEGCEYTVEGDYSSCSYLLAACCIFGGEITILNLFKDSKQGDKIILDILSKMGADITCDDSSVTIKSDGNLNAIDTIDLSDAPDLLITVAVLASLAKGRTKIIGIGHTRFKETDRISTTCEELRKCGCELEEFEDYIIINGQTMDKNKEIILSSHKDHRLAMGLILLNLKGYNVSIEDGDVFNVSFPNFIELMKEIGINLKLEYEA from the coding sequence ATGATATTAAAATTTAAAAGATGTTTAGATATTGAGGGGGTTATTCAAGCTCCTCCATCAAAGAGTTACACTCATAGAGCTATTATTTTAGCTTCACTTGCAGAAGGTGAAAGTTTACTTTTCAATCCTTTAATTTCTGAGGATACACTTGCAACTTTATCTGCATGTTCCACTTTAGGTGCAAAGATTACTAATTTTTCAGATTATATTGAGGTTGAGGGGGTTGGCGGTAAAGTTTCCCCTAATTTTGAACCTTTAATTGCAGGTGTTGAAAGGGAACCTATTATTGATTTGGCTAATTCCGGAACATCCCTTAGACTTTTAACATCTGTTGCAGCTTTAGGTAATAATAAAGTAATATTTACAGGGGATGAATCACTTAAAACAAGACCGATGGCTAATCTTTTAAATGCCTTAAGTGATTTAGGTGTTAAAACAGAATCTGATAATGGTAAAGCGCCTATAACTGTCTATCCAGGTTTTACTGGAGGAAATACTTCTATCTCTGGTGATGTGTCCTCCCAGTTCATATCCTCAATTCTTATATCAGCACCGTTAAGTGAAAAAGGTGTTGACTTAGAAGTTTTACCGGAATTTGTTTCAAAACCTTATGTGGATATGACTATTGATTTAATGAATAAATTCTCCGTTAATGTAGAATCCTGTGAGAATATTAAACATGATTCCTGTAGTAAAGATTATAAATCATGTACAGTATCCAATTTTAAAGTTGAACCTCAGATGTATGAGGGTTGTGAGTATACAGTTGAAGGGGATTATTCTTCCTGTTCATATCTTCTTGCAGCCTGCTGTATATTTGGTGGTGAAATTACTATATTAAATCTTTTTAAAGATTCTAAACAAGGAGATAAGATTATTTTAGATATCTTAAGCAAAATGGGTGCAGATATTACCTGTGATGACTCCTCTGTAACTATTAAATCCGATGGAAACCTCAATGCAATTGATACTATTGATTTATCAGATGCTCCTGATTTACTCATTACCGTTGCGGTTTTAGCATCACTTGCAAAAGGTAGAACTAAAATCATTGGAATCGGTCACACCAGATTTAAGGAAACAGACAGAATTTCCACTACATGTGAGGAACTTAGAAAATGTGGCTGTGAACTTGAGGAGTTTGAGGATTATATTATAATCAACGGCCAGACTATGGATAAGAATAAGGAGATTATTTTATCTTCCCATAAAGATCATAGGCTAGCCATGGGATTGATCTTACTAAATCTTAAGGGCTATAATGTTTCAATTGAAGACGGTGATGTCTTCAATGTGTCTTTCCCGAATTTCATTGAACTTATGAAAGAAATTGGTATAAATTTAAAATTAGAGTATGAGGCATAA
- the nth gene encoding endonuclease III, with protein sequence MTDNRVDRIKKIMKILNENYTIRVVCNRDPYKVLIRTILSQRTRDENTDQATENLFSVYPDIYAVADGSIEKIQELIKPAGFYRVKAGRIKEVSRILIDQYGGEVPDDLKELMSLPGVGRKTANCVLVFAFNEPAIPVDTHVHRISNRWGFVDTKKPEDTEKELMSFVPKDLWIELNDLMVQFGQTICKPTSPQCEICPIYDLCDYDPLNDEKDN encoded by the coding sequence ATGACAGATAATCGTGTTGATAGGATTAAAAAAATCATGAAAATTTTAAATGAAAATTATACCATTAGGGTCGTATGTAACAGGGATCCATATAAGGTTCTTATTAGAACTATTTTATCCCAGAGAACGAGGGATGAAAATACAGACCAAGCTACTGAGAATCTTTTCAGTGTTTATCCTGATATTTATGCTGTAGCCGATGGGTCAATTGAAAAAATTCAGGAACTTATAAAACCTGCTGGTTTTTACAGAGTTAAGGCAGGCCGTATTAAGGAGGTTTCCAGAATTCTAATAGATCAATATGGTGGTGAGGTTCCAGATGATTTAAAGGAGCTTATGTCACTTCCAGGTGTTGGAAGGAAAACTGCTAATTGTGTTTTGGTATTTGCTTTTAATGAACCTGCTATTCCGGTAGATACCCATGTTCATAGAATTTCAAATAGGTGGGGTTTTGTAGATACTAAAAAACCGGAAGACACTGAAAAGGAATTAATGAGTTTTGTTCCAAAAGATTTATGGATAGAACTTAATGATCTGATGGTACAGTTTGGTCAAACCATATGTAAGCCAACTTCACCCCAATGTGAAATTTGTCCGATTTATGATTTATGTGATTATGATCCATTGAATGATGAAAAGGATAATTAA
- the cysK gene encoding cysteine synthase A has product MVNLPKLTRGIAENVTEIIGNTPLVRLNNLAGDLDADVLVKVEGVNPSGSVKDRIGVALIEDAEERGILNKDSVIIEPTSGNTGIGLAFVAAQRGYRLILTMPETMSVERRKLLAVYGAEIVLTPGSEGMGGAIAKADELLKEIPNSVNPAQFKNQANPEFHKKTTAQEILRDTDGNVDIVVAGVGTGGTITGIAEGIKEVNPDLKAVAVEPETSQTLGKGEKGPHKIQGIGAGFVPETYHGDVIDEIVPVSDDDAAKTLLALAREEGIFAGISSGAATYAALELARKPENKGKTIVAILPDSGDRYLSTEWVFSDIYEKYGPEIFPQD; this is encoded by the coding sequence ATGGTCAACTTACCAAAATTAACAAGAGGAATAGCAGAAAACGTTACAGAAATTATAGGAAATACTCCATTAGTAAGGTTAAATAATTTAGCCGGAGACTTAGATGCAGATGTGCTTGTAAAGGTTGAGGGTGTCAACCCTTCAGGTAGTGTAAAAGATAGAATCGGTGTGGCATTGATTGAAGATGCTGAAGAGAGAGGAATTTTAAATAAAGATTCTGTAATTATTGAGCCAACAAGTGGTAACACTGGTATTGGACTTGCATTTGTAGCTGCACAAAGAGGATACAGATTAATTTTAACAATGCCTGAGACCATGTCTGTTGAAAGGAGAAAATTACTTGCAGTATATGGTGCTGAAATTGTATTAACTCCTGGTTCAGAAGGTATGGGTGGAGCTATTGCTAAAGCTGATGAATTACTTAAAGAAATTCCAAATTCTGTAAACCCTGCACAGTTTAAAAATCAAGCAAATCCAGAATTCCATAAGAAAACCACAGCTCAAGAAATTTTAAGGGATACTGATGGAAATGTGGATATTGTTGTAGCAGGAGTAGGTACTGGAGGAACTATTACCGGTATTGCAGAAGGTATCAAAGAGGTAAATCCCGATTTAAAAGCTGTTGCAGTTGAACCTGAAACATCACAGACTTTAGGTAAAGGTGAAAAGGGTCCACATAAAATCCAGGGTATTGGTGCAGGATTTGTTCCAGAAACTTACCATGGTGATGTAATAGATGAAATCGTACCTGTAAGTGATGATGATGCAGCAAAAACTTTACTTGCACTTGCAAGAGAAGAGGGTATTTTTGCAGGAATTTCCTCTGGAGCAGCAACTTATGCGGCTTTAGAACTTGCCCGTAAACCTGAAAATAAAGGTAAAACCATTGTAGCTATTTTACCAGATTCAGGAGATAGATATTTATCTACCGAGTGGGTTTTCAGTGATATTTATGAGAAATATGGTCCTGAAATATTTCCACAGGATTAA
- the cysE gene encoding serine O-acetyltransferase, whose protein sequence is MFNRIREDIVTAKMRDPACRSSIEVLFCYPGVYAIWFHLFSHWLWIHGAKFLARFNSTIGRWLTGVEIHPGALLGRRVFIDHGMGVVIGETTIVGDDVLIYQGAVLGGTSLEKKKRHPTVEDAVVVGAGAKVMGDITIGYSSKIGAGSVVLKDVPPHSTCVGIPGRVVKSKTNSCPLDLEHNKLPDPVKDKIKSINKRQSDIEKEITALRELYTAQYSGTKYENFKE, encoded by the coding sequence ATGTTTAACAGAATAAGAGAGGATATTGTAACAGCTAAAATGAGAGATCCTGCATGTAGGAGTTCTATCGAAGTCTTATTTTGTTATCCTGGAGTTTATGCAATATGGTTCCATTTATTTAGTCACTGGTTATGGATTCACGGAGCTAAATTTTTAGCAAGATTTAATTCAACAATTGGAAGATGGTTAACTGGTGTTGAAATCCATCCTGGTGCTCTTTTAGGTAGAAGGGTTTTTATAGACCATGGTATGGGTGTTGTAATAGGTGAAACTACTATTGTTGGTGACGATGTGTTAATTTATCAGGGTGCCGTTTTAGGGGGTACTTCATTAGAGAAAAAGAAAAGACATCCTACTGTTGAGGATGCGGTTGTAGTAGGTGCAGGTGCTAAAGTAATGGGGGATATTACAATTGGTTATTCCTCTAAAATTGGTGCTGGCTCTGTTGTGCTTAAAGATGTTCCACCACATTCAACCTGTGTAGGCATTCCTGGCAGAGTGGTTAAGTCTAAAACCAATTCATGTCCTTTAGATTTAGAACATAATAAACTTCCAGATCCTGTTAAAGATAAAATAAAATCTATTAATAAACGTCAATCTGATATTGAAAAAGAGATTACGGCTTTAAGAGAATTATATACCGCACAGTATTCCGGAACCAAGTATGAAAATTTTAAAGAATAA
- a CDS encoding transcriptional regulator, with translation MKPPCEMVVWYVIPAIRSELAKQLLSLGMKQKDISELMDITQPAVSQYITDKRGSELELSDDVKALIRNFAIDLYKGDAKKLDIIPRTCEICRFIKAEDVMCQLHHDKGNMPLECHACLGSNMRC, from the coding sequence ATGAAACCACCTTGTGAAATGGTAGTTTGGTATGTAATTCCAGCAATTCGTTCTGAATTAGCTAAACAACTCTTATCTTTAGGTATGAAACAAAAAGATATCTCAGAGTTAATGGACATTACTCAACCAGCAGTTAGTCAATATATTACTGATAAAAGAGGTAGTGAGTTAGAACTTTCAGATGATGTTAAGGCATTAATAAGAAATTTTGCAATTGATCTTTATAAGGGGGATGCTAAAAAATTAGATATTATACCACGTACATGTGAGATATGTCGTTTTATTAAAGCGGAAGATGTAATGTGTCAATTACATCATGATAAAGGTAATATGCCCCTTGAATGTCATGCCTGCTTAGGTTCTAATATGAGATGTTAA